One window from the genome of Sulfodiicoccus acidiphilus encodes:
- a CDS encoding fumarylacetoacetate hydrolase family protein, with protein sequence MFDLGQVEIKAPLRPGKFIHTAGNFREHAQEGKEAGWPFPIPQWISFLKNPDAVIGHDDNIVKPHFVKQLDHELELAIVIGRKVKNVEVGKAFSAIFGFTIFNDVTARDIQREEMKNGLLNFGKNLDTFTVLGPAIVPKEYIGDVHNLAMELRVNGDPRQVGSTSRLSVKIEEIVSRYSWVTLNPGDMISTGTISGVAAFRKPDPTPFFLKDGDVLECEIEKIGLMRNKVVDEK encoded by the coding sequence TTCGACCTAGGTCAGGTGGAAATCAAGGCCCCCCTGAGGCCGGGCAAGTTCATTCACACGGCTGGCAACTTCAGGGAGCACGCCCAGGAAGGTAAGGAGGCCGGCTGGCCGTTCCCCATCCCTCAGTGGATCTCGTTCCTGAAGAACCCGGACGCGGTGATAGGGCACGACGATAACATAGTGAAGCCCCACTTCGTCAAGCAGCTGGACCACGAGCTCGAGCTCGCGATAGTGATCGGCAGGAAGGTAAAGAACGTCGAGGTTGGAAAGGCCTTCAGCGCCATATTCGGATTCACGATATTCAACGACGTCACTGCCAGGGACATCCAGAGGGAAGAAATGAAGAACGGTCTCCTCAACTTCGGGAAGAATTTGGACACGTTCACGGTCCTTGGGCCCGCAATAGTCCCCAAGGAGTACATAGGAGACGTTCACAACTTGGCAATGGAGCTCAGAGTGAACGGTGACCCAAGACAGGTAGGGTCGACCTCAAGGCTCAGCGTGAAAATAGAGGAGATAGTGTCCAGGTATTCGTGGGTCACCCTCAACCCAGGAGACATGATATCCACAGGAACCATATCTGGAGTGGCCGCCTTCAGGAAGCCCGATCCCACTCCCTTCTTCCTGAAGGACGGTGACGTCCTAGAGTGTGAGATAGAGAAAATAGGACTGATGCGGAACAAGGTAGTCGACGAGAAGTGA
- a CDS encoding acyl-CoA dehydrogenase family protein → MIPENLDELRSKAREFAIREFTEDRIRKYEEEEKYPEEIRRKAFEAGFLNMNDPWGMLVAMEEFCRVDPGLGISALSAAFGSEVIMLFGSDYLKRKYLEPVLRGEKISGFAVTEPSAGSDVAGIKSRLERRGKGWILNGEKIFITNGTVADHFYVLARSSPPPSPEKRHHGMTMVVVESSWPGFEATQMKGKLGMRATSTAHIKFHDVEVPEENVIGEEGKGFYYVMTFFDISRIHVATQALGIAQGALDSFVEYVVSNGLGNRESYQFAIAEAATRVHAARLLTYDAADRLFRFSPDPVRTSMAKYFAGETAVHVTDLALRYTGLRGLTSRLEKFYRDAKIEEIWEGTNEVEKLVISRMLLKGKR, encoded by the coding sequence GTGATACCCGAGAACTTGGACGAACTCAGGAGCAAGGCGAGGGAGTTCGCGATCCGCGAGTTCACGGAGGACAGGATCAGGAAGTACGAGGAAGAGGAGAAGTACCCGGAGGAGATAAGGAGGAAAGCGTTCGAGGCCGGCTTCCTTAACATGAACGATCCGTGGGGGATGTTGGTGGCCATGGAGGAGTTCTGCAGGGTCGATCCAGGGCTTGGGATATCGGCTCTAAGTGCAGCCTTCGGTTCCGAGGTAATCATGCTCTTCGGTAGCGACTACCTGAAGAGGAAGTACCTAGAACCGGTGCTAAGGGGGGAGAAGATAAGTGGGTTCGCTGTCACCGAACCGTCGGCGGGAAGTGACGTCGCTGGTATAAAGAGCAGGTTGGAGAGGAGAGGTAAGGGGTGGATCCTGAACGGAGAAAAGATATTCATCACCAACGGGACCGTGGCCGACCACTTCTACGTCCTCGCCAGGAGTTCTCCACCTCCCTCCCCTGAGAAGAGACATCACGGGATGACGATGGTGGTGGTGGAGTCCTCGTGGCCTGGGTTCGAGGCAACCCAGATGAAGGGTAAGTTGGGCATGAGGGCAACCAGCACAGCTCACATAAAGTTTCACGACGTAGAGGTCCCAGAGGAGAACGTCATAGGGGAGGAGGGGAAGGGATTCTACTACGTCATGACGTTCTTCGACATAAGTAGGATACACGTCGCCACGCAAGCCCTCGGGATAGCCCAGGGTGCACTCGACTCCTTCGTGGAGTACGTGGTGAGCAACGGCCTAGGGAACAGGGAGAGCTACCAGTTCGCCATAGCAGAAGCTGCCACTAGGGTCCACGCCGCGAGGCTCCTCACCTACGACGCGGCGGATAGGTTGTTCAGGTTCTCCCCCGATCCCGTGAGGACAAGCATGGCCAAGTATTTCGCGGGAGAAACTGCAGTTCACGTCACAGACTTGGCGCTTAGGTACACTGGGCTTAGGGGCCTGACCAGTAGACTCGAAAAGTTCTACAGGGATGCCAAGATCGAGGAGATCTGGGAGGGAACTAACGAGGTCGAGAAGCTCGTGATATCTAGGATGCTTCTGAAGGGGAAGAGGTGA
- a CDS encoding 3-hydroxyacyl-CoA dehydrogenase/enoyl-CoA hydratase family protein encodes MKVVVVGAGEMGHGIAEVFAIAGHSVGMVDVKREFLEKGLGRIRESLSKLEEKGRLKEPSSVVVARISTSTDLEAAVRDADFVVEAVPEVVDLKRDVFRRLDSSTRPDAILASNTSNIRITTLAEATSHPERVVGMHFFNPAVVMQLVEVIRGERTSEDAVQRTVEVTKNIGKVPVVVRKDVPGFIVNRINAAETLFFCLLVQRGINVQDVDSTARAQGLPMGPYELMDFVGIDVAYHSLEYFAKEVSPDYGQCTVLRDMVNSGSLGKKSGRGFYDWSKGRPEVRGNPGTLDLADVIAIEINEAVKLVEMGVASPQDVETAVKLGMNRPFGPISAAKAFRSSEVAERLERISRELNSTVFSPAQSIREGRMRDVLEGRVQQPTTDAVRLERMGKVALLKINRPRLNLINGEVIEALDRAIEQLWSDQSVTVVLVTGEGENTSAGAELSSFFRDPFQFLEFGRKGERTFRKLSEIPKVTVALMKGYVLGGGLELSLACDIRLATEDAQVGFPEVGLGLVPGWGGTQRLARLIGASRALFYVLTTERMSGKQAAEMGLVNRIVKDEEEALKFASELSDRVAPVAAALAKRLINKAAEVPSDVGLEMESFASGVLFGTEDLKEGISAFMQKRKPQFKGR; translated from the coding sequence ATGAAGGTCGTGGTGGTAGGGGCTGGGGAGATGGGCCACGGCATAGCTGAGGTCTTCGCAATCGCCGGCCACTCCGTCGGAATGGTCGACGTTAAGCGGGAGTTCCTAGAGAAGGGATTGGGGAGGATAAGGGAGAGTCTGTCAAAGCTGGAGGAGAAGGGCAGACTCAAGGAACCCTCCTCGGTCGTTGTGGCCAGGATCTCGACGTCCACCGACCTGGAGGCTGCTGTGAGAGACGCGGACTTCGTGGTTGAGGCGGTTCCCGAGGTGGTGGATCTCAAGAGGGACGTGTTCAGGAGGCTCGACTCGTCGACGAGGCCCGACGCTATTCTGGCCTCCAACACGTCGAACATAAGGATCACCACCTTGGCGGAGGCCACCTCTCACCCGGAGAGGGTGGTGGGAATGCACTTCTTCAACCCCGCAGTTGTGATGCAGTTGGTCGAGGTAATAAGGGGAGAGAGGACTAGCGAAGACGCGGTTCAGAGGACGGTTGAAGTGACGAAGAACATAGGAAAGGTCCCAGTAGTGGTGAGGAAGGACGTGCCAGGGTTCATAGTTAACAGGATAAACGCTGCTGAGACACTCTTCTTCTGCCTCCTCGTCCAGAGGGGGATCAATGTCCAGGACGTGGACTCCACGGCCCGGGCCCAGGGACTACCCATGGGTCCATACGAGCTCATGGACTTCGTTGGGATAGACGTGGCCTACCACTCGCTGGAGTACTTCGCTAAGGAGGTCTCGCCAGATTACGGGCAATGCACTGTCCTCAGGGACATGGTGAACTCTGGCTCACTCGGGAAGAAGAGCGGTAGGGGCTTCTACGACTGGTCCAAGGGAAGGCCGGAGGTGAGGGGGAACCCAGGTACGTTGGATTTAGCAGACGTCATCGCGATAGAGATAAACGAGGCGGTGAAGCTCGTCGAGATGGGGGTGGCCTCTCCCCAGGACGTGGAGACCGCAGTGAAGTTGGGGATGAACAGACCCTTCGGTCCGATCTCGGCGGCCAAGGCCTTCAGGAGCTCCGAGGTGGCCGAGAGGTTGGAGAGGATATCTAGAGAGCTCAACTCTACCGTGTTCTCCCCCGCCCAATCCATAAGGGAGGGCAGGATGAGGGACGTCCTTGAGGGGAGGGTGCAACAACCCACCACCGACGCCGTGAGACTGGAGAGGATGGGTAAGGTGGCGTTGCTGAAGATCAACAGGCCAAGGCTGAACCTCATAAACGGAGAGGTCATAGAGGCGCTGGACAGGGCGATCGAGCAGCTCTGGAGCGACCAGTCCGTGACGGTGGTTCTGGTGACCGGTGAGGGAGAGAACACCTCCGCCGGCGCCGAGCTCTCCTCTTTCTTCAGGGACCCGTTCCAATTCCTGGAGTTCGGGAGGAAGGGAGAGAGGACGTTCAGGAAGCTATCCGAGATTCCAAAGGTGACCGTGGCCCTGATGAAGGGCTACGTGCTTGGAGGAGGGTTAGAGCTTTCCCTGGCCTGCGACATAAGGCTGGCCACAGAGGACGCGCAGGTGGGTTTCCCCGAGGTCGGACTTGGCCTAGTGCCGGGGTGGGGAGGCACGCAGAGGCTGGCGAGACTGATCGGTGCCAGCAGGGCCCTCTTCTACGTCCTCACGACAGAGAGGATGAGTGGCAAACAGGCGGCGGAGATGGGCTTGGTGAACAGGATCGTGAAGGACGAGGAGGAGGCCCTCAAGTTCGCTTCGGAGTTGTCGGATCGCGTGGCCCCGGTGGCTGCCGCCCTAGCCAAGAGGTTGATAAACAAGGCCGCCGAAGTTCCGTCCGACGTTGGCCTCGAGATGGAGTCCTTCGCCTCCGGGGTGCTCTTCGGCACCGAGGACCTCAAGGAGGGGATCTCGGCCTTCATGCAGAAGAGGAAACCTCAGTTCAAGGGGAGGTAA
- a CDS encoding acyl-CoA dehydrogenase family protein encodes MIETFTEDQLLLRSTAKEFAERELSHRAERVEAEGVDAELREKLASAGFLGATVPSKYGGAELDSVGFMLALQEMAKVSPTTALFVLIQNFAGRALATAKLGDSFLPDVVSGKLVATVSLEDALGQGEPLRVEGDRVRGERNYLLLPKADVVLVQGPKLLIALTEGIREVKREVSLGFRGLGLSKVVVDSPLRTFTEVDGDFLGNLLYGASLEVAAIALGMAQGALQRAIDYARSRRAFNALLAEFQPLAFELLQYDSEVRAIERFVYSVEKDSIEAGEAKLMALDLARRTARMSLQVHGGYGYFEYTGVEKFYRDSAALESLTTHYLGERARLANSLLGVEPKY; translated from the coding sequence GTGATCGAGACGTTCACGGAAGATCAGTTACTTCTGAGGAGCACGGCCAAGGAGTTCGCAGAGAGAGAACTCTCCCATAGGGCGGAAAGGGTGGAGGCCGAGGGGGTGGACGCCGAGCTCAGGGAGAAGTTGGCCTCGGCAGGTTTCCTAGGTGCAACCGTCCCCTCCAAGTACGGAGGGGCGGAGCTCGACAGCGTAGGGTTCATGTTGGCGTTGCAGGAAATGGCCAAGGTGTCCCCCACTACCGCGCTCTTCGTCCTCATACAGAACTTCGCGGGGAGGGCGCTGGCCACGGCCAAGTTGGGAGATTCGTTTCTCCCCGACGTAGTGTCTGGGAAGTTAGTCGCTACGGTGTCGCTCGAGGACGCCCTAGGACAAGGGGAACCCCTGAGGGTCGAAGGAGATAGGGTGAGGGGAGAGAGGAACTACCTCCTGCTACCGAAAGCGGACGTGGTGTTAGTCCAGGGACCAAAGCTGTTGATAGCGTTAACGGAGGGGATCCGAGAGGTGAAGAGGGAAGTTAGCCTGGGCTTCAGGGGTCTGGGGCTCTCGAAGGTTGTGGTTGACTCTCCTCTGAGGACCTTCACGGAGGTGGATGGAGACTTCCTGGGAAACCTGCTCTACGGAGCTTCGCTGGAAGTTGCCGCTATAGCCCTCGGGATGGCACAGGGTGCGCTGCAGAGGGCGATCGACTACGCGAGGTCTAGGAGGGCGTTCAATGCCCTGCTCGCGGAGTTTCAGCCCCTGGCCTTCGAGTTACTTCAGTACGATTCGGAAGTGAGGGCGATTGAGAGGTTCGTCTACTCAGTTGAGAAGGACTCGATCGAGGCCGGGGAGGCCAAGCTCATGGCCTTGGACCTAGCCCGGAGGACGGCCAGGATGTCGCTACAAGTCCACGGAGGGTACGGCTACTTTGAGTACACAGGAGTGGAGAAGTTCTACAGGGACTCCGCCGCCTTGGAATCGCTGACCACCCACTACCTCGGGGAAAGGGCCAGGTTAGCCAACTCGTTACTTGGGGTGGAGCCCAAGTACTGA
- a CDS encoding acetyl-CoA C-acetyltransferase: MDVYVVDFLRTAYSRSRPNQPERDVFNSIRMDEAMAELIKASLRRTSVDPKDVGDVIVGCALQVGENWSFGGRHPVLLAGLPPEVPSFALDRQCASSMNAVSVGAMEIATGNSDVVLAGGYEHMTHVPMVNNPHFEPNYRLLTRPEYLKYQMSSGYVMGLTAENLAQESGISREEMDRFSLRSHRLAHKYTEEGWFREEILPLEVEHEGKLIKVDRDQSIRPDTSVEKLAELQPAFKPGGVITAGNSAPYNAGASLVMLASEAKVNQYGLKPLARIRATAWAGVPPHVMGKGPVPASRKALQRAGLKVDDVDFWEINEAFAVVVLYALRELNVPEERVNVHGGAIAIGHPLGATGARLVGTLSRTLHERKGGTGVATLCVGGGQGFSIVLEGV; encoded by the coding sequence GTGGACGTTTACGTGGTGGACTTCCTCAGGACCGCCTACTCGAGGTCCAGGCCCAACCAACCGGAGAGGGACGTGTTCAACTCCATCAGGATGGACGAGGCCATGGCGGAGCTCATAAAGGCCTCCCTCAGGAGGACTAGCGTGGACCCCAAGGACGTTGGCGACGTGATAGTTGGGTGCGCGCTGCAGGTGGGGGAGAATTGGAGCTTCGGTGGAAGGCACCCAGTACTCCTGGCAGGACTACCTCCAGAAGTGCCGAGCTTCGCCCTCGATAGACAGTGCGCCTCATCCATGAACGCTGTGTCCGTGGGGGCAATGGAGATAGCCACAGGTAACTCGGACGTGGTGCTAGCGGGTGGGTACGAACACATGACTCACGTCCCCATGGTGAACAACCCACACTTCGAGCCCAACTACAGGCTGTTGACTAGGCCAGAGTACCTCAAGTATCAGATGAGCTCAGGATACGTCATGGGACTAACGGCGGAGAACCTTGCTCAAGAGAGCGGGATAAGTAGGGAGGAAATGGACAGGTTCTCCCTAAGGAGCCACAGGCTAGCCCACAAGTACACCGAGGAGGGGTGGTTCAGGGAGGAGATCCTGCCCCTCGAGGTGGAGCACGAGGGGAAGCTGATAAAGGTTGACAGGGACCAGAGCATAAGGCCCGACACAAGCGTGGAGAAGCTGGCCGAGCTTCAACCCGCGTTCAAGCCAGGAGGGGTGATCACTGCGGGCAACTCCGCTCCATACAACGCGGGGGCGTCGCTGGTCATGTTGGCCTCGGAGGCCAAGGTCAACCAGTACGGCCTCAAGCCCCTGGCCAGAATCAGGGCGACGGCCTGGGCGGGGGTTCCTCCTCACGTCATGGGCAAGGGGCCTGTTCCGGCCAGCAGGAAGGCCCTGCAGAGGGCCGGGTTGAAGGTGGACGACGTGGACTTCTGGGAGATCAACGAGGCGTTCGCGGTGGTAGTGCTTTACGCTCTGAGGGAGCTCAACGTTCCAGAGGAGAGGGTGAACGTCCACGGCGGCGCAATCGCCATAGGCCACCCACTGGGAGCCACCGGAGCGAGGCTGGTGGGGACGCTGTCTAGAACCCTCCACGAAAGGAAAGGTGGGACGGGGGTGGCGACGCTGTGCGTGGGTGGAGGACAGGGTTTCTCCATCGTTCTTGAGGGGGTGTGA
- a CDS encoding SCP2 sterol-binding domain-containing protein, whose product MNVVVLVDSLLRRTYPTDLVAQVGGEKVFQFLTEDPFYISLRREGVSVVRGRAPTADVEVEGPSSVVEDVVQGKVSPVDAVLSGALKVRGDLAAAGRLASVVRRVM is encoded by the coding sequence ATGAACGTCGTTGTTTTGGTGGACAGTCTGTTGCGTAGGACTTATCCGACAGACTTAGTTGCCCAGGTCGGGGGAGAGAAGGTCTTTCAGTTCCTCACGGAGGATCCCTTCTACATCTCCTTGAGGAGGGAGGGGGTGAGCGTAGTGAGGGGCAGGGCGCCGACGGCAGACGTGGAGGTGGAGGGGCCGTCGTCGGTCGTCGAGGACGTCGTCCAGGGTAAGGTCAGCCCCGTCGACGCGGTGCTCAGCGGGGCCCTGAAGGTTAGGGGTGACCTCGCGGCCGCGGGTAGGCTAGCCTCAGTGGTGAGGAGGGTGATGTGA